One window of Salmo salar chromosome ssa11, Ssal_v3.1, whole genome shotgun sequence genomic DNA carries:
- the par2 gene encoding Proteinase-activated receptor 2 precursor codes for MASSRILSCLLLLGCACAANPFQGRGFIGVVDPQDADRVTVSKATADTLRSSLTTVFLPIVYIVVFAVGLPTNAMAIWVFLFRTKKKHPSAIYMANLALSDLLFVIWTPLKIAYHLNGNDWIYGEGLCKVLVGFFYGNMYCSILFITCLSVQRYWGVAHPLSQQRKNNKVAVAVSVSIWAFIWLTTTPLYLYNHTAKLKDPNITTCHDVNIIHDLEDPFPDVALPYFYFVLMAGIVFLVPSLVIILAYILLLKALGNAMQDGSAGKNRRKAVVLIVTVLVTFLVCFIPSNIMLVVHYSLLKDGVVNNGYGFYITTLCLASLNSCLDPFIYYFVSEDFRDHVKNTLLCRSSRTVERMRVSFSSMKYSRKSKAYVSESGNTQSSTC; via the exons ATGGCCTCATCTCGGATACTTTCCTGCTTATTGTTGCTCGGTTGTGCGTGTGCAGCAAATCCGTTTCAAG GACGAGGGTTCATCGGGGTGGTTGACCCTCAGGATGCCGACCGTGTTACAGTGTCCAAGGCGACCGCGGACACGCTGCGGAGCAGTCTGACCACGGTGTTCCTCCCCATCGTCTACATAGTGGTGTTTGCTGTGGGGCTCCCCACCAACGCCATGGCCATCTGGGTCTTCCTGTTCAGGACCAAGAAGAAGCACCCTTCCGCCATCTACATGGCCAACCTGGCTCTGTCCGACCTGCTCTTTGTCATCTGGACTCCCCTGAAGATCGCCTACCACCTCAACGGCAACGACTGGATCTATGGTGAGGGGTTGTGTAAAGTCCTGGTGGGCTTCTTCTACGGAAACATGTACTGCTCAATCCTCTTCATCACCTGTCTGAGTGTGCAACGCTACTGGGGTGTGGCCCATCCTCTATCTCAGCAGAGGAAGAACAACAAAGTGGCggttgctgtctctgtctctatctgggcCTTCATCTGGCTCACCACCACCCCTCTGTACCTGTACAACCACACGGCCAAGCTCAAGGACCCTAACATCACCACCTGCCATGACGTCAACATCATCCATGACCTGGAGGACCCGTTCCCTGACGTAGCGCTCCCCTACTTCTACTTCGTCCTCATGGCCGGCATCGTGTTCCTGGTCCCCTCGCTGGTCATCATCCTGGCCTACATCCTCCTCCTCAAAGCTCTCGGGAATGCCATGCAGGACGGGAGCGCCGGGAAGAACCGTCGGAAAGCCGTGGTGCTGATTGTGACCGTGCTGGTCACCTTCCTGGTGTGTTTCATCCCCAGTAACATCATGTTGGTCGTCCACTACTCCCTCCTCAAAGACGGGGTGGTCAACAACGGCTACGGCTTCTACATCACCACTCTGTGTCTGGCCAGCCTCAACAGCTGTCTGGATCCCTTTATCTACTACTTTGTGTCTGAGGACTTCAGGGACCATGTGAAGAACACACTGCTGTGTAGGAGCAGCAGGACGGTGGAGAGGATGAGGGTCTCCTTCAGCTCCATGAAGTACTCCAGGAAGAGCAAGGCCTACGTGTCTGAGTCTGGGAACACACAGAGCAGTACCTGCTAG
- the par-2 gene encoding proteinase-activated receptor-2a precursor — MSFKTHCLKLMSLLACAEHCLSQETEQSNADVENRGFTGTESPEGVWVSQTAHMVLDSRLTTVFLPIVYIVVFAVGLPTNAMAIWVFLFRTKKKHPSAIYMANLALSDLLFVIWTPLKIAYHFNGNNWIYGEGLCKVLVGFFYGNMYCSILFITCISVQRYCAIVKPLSQNRRNNEVAIGVSVAVWVGVWLMTTPLYLYDQTVTVTNLNIITCHDVTRPSQNSMAAGYFLTMGILGFVVPTVVCVVAYILMLKSLKNSMTDASITKNRRKAVVLIITVLVMFLVCFTPSNIMLLVHYSLLLAGGVNNGYGFYISTLCLAALNSCVDPFIYYFISEEFRQHVKNTLRCRSERTVERMRVSFNALKYSKKSSTYTSDSGKTQSSSC; from the exons ATGAGTTTTAAGACACATTGTTTGAAACTTATGTCTTTATTGGCCTGTGCCGAACACTGTCTGTCTCAGGAAACTG aGCAGAGCAATGCTGATGTTGAAAACCGAGGCTTCACGGGGACCGAGTCACCGGAAGGAGTGTGGGTCTCCCAGACGGCCCACATGGTCCTGGACAGCCGTCTGACCACGGTGTTCCTCCCCATCGTCTACATAGTGGTGTTTGCTGTGGGGCTCCCCACCAACGCCATGGCCATCTGGGTCTTCCTGTTCAGGACCAAGAAGAAGCACCCTTCCGCCATCTACATGGCCAACCTGGCTCTGTCCGACCTGCTCTTTGTCATCTGGACTCCCCTGAAGATTGCCTACCACTTCAACGGCAACAACTGGATCTATGGTGAGGGGTTGTGTAAAGTCCTGGTGGGCTTCTTCTACGGGAACATGTACTGCTCCATCCTCTTCATCACCTGTATTAGTGTGCAGCGCTACTGTGCCATCGTCAAACCACTCTCCCAGAATAGGAGAAACAACGAGGTAGCCATCGGCGTCTCTGTCGCAGTCTGGGTGGGGGTCTGGCTGATGaccacccctctctacctctatgACCAGACGGTCACAGTGACCAACCTCAACATCATCACATGCCACGACGTCACCCGACCCAGCCAGAATAGCATGGCCGCAGGTTACTTCCTGACCATGGGAATCCTGGGATTTGTAGTTCCCACTGTGGTGTGCGTGGTGGCCTACATTCTGATGCTCAAGTCCCTGAAGAACTCCATGACAGATGCCAGCATCACCAAGAATCGGCGCAAGGCGGTGGTGCTAATCATCACCGTGTTGGTCATGTTCCTGGTCTGTTTCACCCCCAGTAACATCATGCTGCTGGTGCACTACTCCCTCCTGCTGGCCGGAGGAGTGAACAACGGCTACGGCTTCTACATCTCCACCCTGTGTCTGGCCGCCCTCAACAGCTGCGTGGATCCATTCATTTACTACTTCATCTCAGAGGAGTTCAGACAGCATGTGAAGAACACACTGAGATGCCGCAGTGAGAGGACGGTGGAGAGAATGAGGGTCTCGTTCAACGCTCTGAAGTACTCCAAAAAGAGTAGCACCTACACTTCCGACTCTGGGAAAACACAGAGCAGCTCCTGTTAA
- the LOC106563034 gene encoding proteinase-activated receptor 1 isoform X1, with translation MGLHCGSGRMLYRTFLLLAAVHAASSAVYNGSSIVRTFARRLVTERPLVTDEHIDLDLLDYYPNEDRNGPRGRLNNGSAPGQRVGFINGSRLGQVELGSVRNVTGVWSYAISVTANNFLTGRLSTIFIPTLYTVVFLISVPLNTVAMLSFARRIRPMKPAVIYMLNLAAADLLFTLLLPFKIVYHYSGNDWGFGEGMCRLVTAAFYCNMYSSVLLMTCISVDRLLAVAYPINSLAWRSPCNAALACSSMWVLAVGGSLPLVLSQQTVYYDPLGITTCHDIQDLKLLEGRYLFFFPILSCTLYFLPLFVMVTCYSRVVQVLNRAPRGVIGRSRQKARAVVMVVIVLVVFVFCFTPTNAILLAHYLQIGGRVAGEPDATHVAYLVSLCVGSISCCLDPLVYYFGSSRCQRQLAGALGCRAAAEGGKNLASSSGSSRTSTRISKVDTFQASLSSQYNKLLV, from the exons ATGGGACTTCATTGCGGTTCTGGTAGGATGTTGTATAGAACTTTTCTTCTCCTGGCAGCCGTGCATGCGGCGTCGTCCGCGGTTTATAACG GCAGCTCCATCGTTAGGACCTTTGCCAGGAGATTAGTCACGGAACGGCCCCTGGTCACAGACGAGCATATAGATCTGGACCTGCTGGACTACTACCCAAACGAAGACAGAAATGGGCCCCGAGGCAGACTCAACAATGGATCCGCACCAGGACAGAGAGTTGGGTTTATTAACGGGTCCAGACTGGGACAGGTAGAACTGGGCTCGGTCAGGAATGTTACAGGAGTCTGGTCTTACGCTATCTCTGTTACGGCCAACAACTTCCTCACAGGCCGTCTGTCCACCATCTTCATCCCGACGCTTTACACCGTCGTCTTCCTCATCAGCGTGCCCCTCAACACTGTTGCCATGTTGTCCTTTGCCCGACGGATCCGGCCCATGAAGCCGGCGGTGATCTACATGCTGAACCTGGCGGCCGCTGACCTCCTGTTCACCCTACTGCTGCCCTTCAAGATCGTCTACCACTACAGTGGCAACGATTGGGGCTTCGGCGAGGGGATGTGCCGCCTGGTCACCGCCGCCTTCTACTGCAACATGTACTCCTCCGTTCTCCTTATGACCTGTATCAGCGTGGACCGCCTGCTGGCCGTGGCCTACCCCATCAACTCCCTGGCCTGGAGGAGTCCATGTAACGCAGCCCTGGCCTGCAGCTCCATGTGGGTCCTGGCTGTGGGCGGCTCGCTGCCCCTGGTCCTCTCTCAGCAGACGGTCTACTACGACCCACTGGGCATAACCACCTGCCATGACATCCAGGACCTGAAGCTGTTAGAGGGGCGCTACCTCTTCTTCTTCCCCATTCTCTCCTGCACCCTCTACTTCCTGCCGCTGTTCGTCATGGTGACCTGCTACTCCCGGGTGGTGCAGGTGCTCAACAGGGCTCCACGCGGCGTCATAG GTCGTTCAAGGCAGAAGGCACGAgcagtggtgatggtggtaatcGTGCTGGTGGTGTTTGTGTTCTGTTTCACGCCCACCAACGCCATCCTCCTGGCTCACTACCTCCAGATTGGTGGGCGGGTGGCAGGGGAGCCGGACGCCACTCACGTGGCCTACctggtgtctctgtgtgtggggagCATAAGCTGCTGCCTGGACCCCCTGGTCTACTACTTTGGCTCGTCCCGGTGCCAGAGGCAGCTTGCGGGGGCTTTGGGGTGCCGGGCGGctgcagagggagggaagaaCCTGGCCTCATCCTCTGGTTCTTCCAGGACCAGCACCAGGATAAGTAAGGTGGATACCTTCCAGGCCAGCCTCAGCAGCCAGTACAATAAACTCCTGGTCTGA
- the LOC106563034 gene encoding proteinase-activated receptor 1 isoform X2 produces the protein MFFCSGSSIVRTFARRLVTERPLVTDEHIDLDLLDYYPNEDRNGPRGRLNNGSAPGQRVGFINGSRLGQVELGSVRNVTGVWSYAISVTANNFLTGRLSTIFIPTLYTVVFLISVPLNTVAMLSFARRIRPMKPAVIYMLNLAAADLLFTLLLPFKIVYHYSGNDWGFGEGMCRLVTAAFYCNMYSSVLLMTCISVDRLLAVAYPINSLAWRSPCNAALACSSMWVLAVGGSLPLVLSQQTVYYDPLGITTCHDIQDLKLLEGRYLFFFPILSCTLYFLPLFVMVTCYSRVVQVLNRAPRGVIGRSRQKARAVVMVVIVLVVFVFCFTPTNAILLAHYLQIGGRVAGEPDATHVAYLVSLCVGSISCCLDPLVYYFGSSRCQRQLAGALGCRAAAEGGKNLASSSGSSRTSTRISKVDTFQASLSSQYNKLLV, from the exons ATGTTTTTCTGCTCAGGCAGCTCCATCGTTAGGACCTTTGCCAGGAGATTAGTCACGGAACGGCCCCTGGTCACAGACGAGCATATAGATCTGGACCTGCTGGACTACTACCCAAACGAAGACAGAAATGGGCCCCGAGGCAGACTCAACAATGGATCCGCACCAGGACAGAGAGTTGGGTTTATTAACGGGTCCAGACTGGGACAGGTAGAACTGGGCTCGGTCAGGAATGTTACAGGAGTCTGGTCTTACGCTATCTCTGTTACGGCCAACAACTTCCTCACAGGCCGTCTGTCCACCATCTTCATCCCGACGCTTTACACCGTCGTCTTCCTCATCAGCGTGCCCCTCAACACTGTTGCCATGTTGTCCTTTGCCCGACGGATCCGGCCCATGAAGCCGGCGGTGATCTACATGCTGAACCTGGCGGCCGCTGACCTCCTGTTCACCCTACTGCTGCCCTTCAAGATCGTCTACCACTACAGTGGCAACGATTGGGGCTTCGGCGAGGGGATGTGCCGCCTGGTCACCGCCGCCTTCTACTGCAACATGTACTCCTCCGTTCTCCTTATGACCTGTATCAGCGTGGACCGCCTGCTGGCCGTGGCCTACCCCATCAACTCCCTGGCCTGGAGGAGTCCATGTAACGCAGCCCTGGCCTGCAGCTCCATGTGGGTCCTGGCTGTGGGCGGCTCGCTGCCCCTGGTCCTCTCTCAGCAGACGGTCTACTACGACCCACTGGGCATAACCACCTGCCATGACATCCAGGACCTGAAGCTGTTAGAGGGGCGCTACCTCTTCTTCTTCCCCATTCTCTCCTGCACCCTCTACTTCCTGCCGCTGTTCGTCATGGTGACCTGCTACTCCCGGGTGGTGCAGGTGCTCAACAGGGCTCCACGCGGCGTCATAG GTCGTTCAAGGCAGAAGGCACGAgcagtggtgatggtggtaatcGTGCTGGTGGTGTTTGTGTTCTGTTTCACGCCCACCAACGCCATCCTCCTGGCTCACTACCTCCAGATTGGTGGGCGGGTGGCAGGGGAGCCGGACGCCACTCACGTGGCCTACctggtgtctctgtgtgtggggagCATAAGCTGCTGCCTGGACCCCCTGGTCTACTACTTTGGCTCGTCCCGGTGCCAGAGGCAGCTTGCGGGGGCTTTGGGGTGCCGGGCGGctgcagagggagggaagaaCCTGGCCTCATCCTCTGGTTCTTCCAGGACCAGCACCAGGATAAGTAAGGTGGATACCTTCCAGGCCAGCCTCAGCAGCCAGTACAATAAACTCCTGGTCTGA